A region from the Clostridium beijerinckii genome encodes:
- a CDS encoding xanthine dehydrogenase, which translates to MFEDIYKQILIEVNKCNQCVMLTYLDLHSARQGSIVRKVILTKEDIEKRSLSLNDYIYEKICSCLGNGKLESVDIEENKTIVIEPFIPKPRLIVFGGGHIAKPLSEFASRVGFSVIVTDDRPSFANTVRFPEAEKVICESFEKSFDLINLERSDYVVIITRGHRYDGIVLRQVLNHDLSYVGMIGSRRRVNAMRSELLEEGFSKEKLELVNAPIGIDIYAITPDEIAISIVAQLISFKNKGSMSKFGKSDPIAEFDTEILENISKKSSGSKALITILSSKGSVPRKAGAKMLTYPDGRTIGTIGGGCSESGVLQKAREIMREKGFYIQQVDMTGDVAESEGMACGGTMEVLIEVI; encoded by the coding sequence ATGTTTGAAGACATATATAAACAAATATTAATTGAAGTTAACAAATGTAATCAATGCGTAATGTTAACTTATCTTGATTTGCATAGTGCGAGACAAGGTTCTATTGTCAGAAAAGTTATTTTAACAAAGGAAGATATAGAAAAAAGGTCTCTTTCACTTAATGATTATATTTACGAAAAAATATGTAGTTGCCTAGGCAATGGGAAACTTGAATCAGTTGATATAGAAGAAAATAAGACTATTGTAATTGAACCGTTCATCCCTAAACCACGTTTAATTGTTTTTGGTGGTGGTCACATAGCGAAACCTCTATCAGAATTTGCATCAAGAGTAGGTTTTTCTGTTATAGTTACGGATGATAGACCTTCCTTTGCTAATACAGTGCGATTCCCTGAAGCAGAAAAAGTTATTTGTGAAAGCTTTGAAAAATCATTTGATTTAATTAACTTAGAAAGGTCTGATTATGTAGTTATCATAACAAGAGGCCATAGATATGATGGAATTGTTTTACGTCAAGTCTTAAATCATGACCTTAGCTATGTTGGAATGATAGGTTCTAGGCGCAGAGTAAATGCTATGAGAAGTGAGTTATTAGAGGAGGGATTTTCTAAAGAAAAGCTGGAATTAGTTAATGCTCCAATAGGTATAGATATATACGCTATCACTCCAGATGAAATAGCTATTTCTATAGTAGCACAGCTTATAAGCTTTAAAAATAAGGGTTCTATGAGTAAGTTTGGTAAAAGCGACCCTATTGCGGAGTTTGATACAGAAATATTAGAAAATATATCTAAAAAATCATCGGGTTCTAAAGCGCTTATAACTATATTGTCCTCTAAGGGATCAGTTCCTAGAAAAGCAGGAGCTAAAATGTTGACTTATCCTGACGGCAGAACTATCGGAACTATAGGCGGGGGATGCAGTGAATCCGGTGTATTGCAAAAGGCAAGAGAAATTATGAGAGAAAAAGGCTTTTATATACAGCAAGTTGACATGACTGGTGATGTGGCTGAATCTGAAGGTATGGCATGTGGTGGAACTATGGAAGTACTAATTGAAGTAATTTAG
- a CDS encoding nucleotidyltransferase family protein, giving the protein MMKINLILLAAGNSNRFQGNKLLTTVNGKQMYMNVVEKSLKLNFNKIILVTQYEEIKTALIEGPIQVVMNQNSELGISHSIKLGIKSDMEADAYMFMVCDQPFISLVSIETLTYRFIESNKGMACVEHEGNFGNPTIFSKKYKNELLNLEGDVGGKSIIKRHLDDLERVTIMHEVELMDIDTRDELSIINDRLLTGN; this is encoded by the coding sequence ATAATGAAGATAAATTTAATTTTACTAGCAGCAGGAAATAGTAATAGATTTCAAGGTAATAAATTATTAACTACGGTTAATGGCAAACAAATGTATATGAATGTGGTAGAAAAAAGTTTGAAACTAAACTTTAATAAAATAATTTTAGTTACTCAATATGAAGAAATTAAAACGGCTTTAATAGAAGGACCTATTCAAGTTGTTATGAACCAAAATAGCGAATTAGGAATATCTCATTCCATTAAACTTGGAATAAAAAGTGATATGGAAGCAGATGCATATATGTTTATGGTATGTGACCAACCCTTTATATCATTAGTGAGTATAGAAACATTAACTTATAGATTTATAGAAAGTAATAAGGGAATGGCTTGTGTTGAGCATGAAGGCAATTTTGGTAATCCAACTATATTTTCTAAAAAGTATAAAAATGAATTATTGAATTTAGAAGGTGATGTTGGTGGAAAATCCATTATAAAAAGACACCTTGATGATTTAGAAAGAGTTACTATTATGCATGAAGTAGAACTGATGGATATTGATACTAGAGATGAATTGTCAATTATCAATGATAGATTACTAACAGGAAATTAA
- the selD gene encoding selenide, water dikinase SelD: MSSNIKLTSLTKTSGCAAKIGPGVLHNVLSSLPKFEDSNLLVGFDTNDDACVYKINDNTVAIQTVDFFPPMVDDPYTFGQIAAANALSDIYAMGGNPATAMNLLCFPSCLDISIMRDILAGGYDKVREAGAVIAGGHTIADPTPKYGLCVSGFAHPNEILSNSNAKTGDILILTKPLGIGIMNTAAKAELLTESKIKEVASIMTTLNKYAKECTSGLHVNSCTDITGFSLIGHSYEMASGSNKTIEIFSDSVAIIDGALDYAKMGIIPEGMYNNLDYLKDKFTLVSNIKQELQDVLIDPQTSGGLLLSIPERNVKEFLSRIEMFTPYARVIGQVVDNGDKPIIIK; this comes from the coding sequence ATGTCAAGCAATATAAAACTTACTAGTTTAACTAAAACTTCAGGATGTGCTGCCAAAATAGGACCTGGAGTACTTCATAATGTTTTAAGTAGTTTGCCTAAGTTTGAAGATTCAAATTTACTTGTGGGATTTGATACTAATGATGATGCTTGTGTATATAAAATTAATGATAATACAGTAGCAATTCAAACAGTAGATTTCTTTCCACCAATGGTAGATGATCCATATACATTTGGTCAAATTGCAGCGGCTAATGCTCTTAGTGATATTTATGCAATGGGTGGAAATCCTGCAACAGCTATGAATTTGCTTTGCTTTCCTTCTTGCTTAGATATATCAATTATGCGTGACATACTTGCTGGTGGATACGATAAAGTTAGAGAAGCTGGAGCAGTAATTGCTGGTGGACATACTATCGCAGATCCAACTCCGAAATATGGTCTTTGTGTAAGTGGATTTGCACATCCAAATGAAATTCTTTCAAATAGTAATGCAAAAACTGGAGATATACTTATACTTACAAAACCATTAGGCATTGGAATAATGAATACTGCGGCAAAAGCAGAATTATTAACTGAAAGTAAAATTAAAGAAGTTGCATCTATAATGACTACATTAAATAAGTATGCTAAAGAATGCACTTCTGGACTGCATGTGAATTCGTGCACTGATATAACTGGTTTTAGTTTAATTGGTCATAGCTATGAAATGGCAAGTGGTAGTAATAAAACAATAGAGATTTTTAGTGATTCTGTAGCTATTATAGATGGAGCACTAGACTATGCTAAAATGGGAATTATACCTGAAGGAATGTACAATAATCTTGATTATTTAAAAGATAAATTCACTTTAGTTTCAAATATTAAACAGGAGCTACAAGATGTGCTAATAGATCCTCAAACATCAGGTGGATTGCTACTTTCAATTCCTGAAAGAAATGTTAAAGAGTTTCTATCAAGAATTGAAATGTTCACACCATATGCAAGAGTTATTGGACAGGTTGTTGATAATGGTGATAAACCTATAATAATTAAATAA
- the yedF gene encoding sulfurtransferase-like selenium metabolism protein YedF → MNKIIDAKGKNCPMPVIMAKKEIDGGNNSFIVEVDNNIAVQNLQKLANSQEFITSLEEGNGVFKVYFSKDSDKANEAEKCEECDEIMAKLEGKKNVLGTWSVFIGKDIIGAGNEELGKSLMKMYFYTILEGDDLPKSILFMNDGVKVPTLNEQAIEHLKDLESKGVEILVCGACLNFYELEEKLKVGKISNMYDITNSMKEASKVITL, encoded by the coding sequence ATGAATAAGATAATTGATGCAAAAGGTAAGAATTGTCCAATGCCTGTAATAATGGCAAAGAAAGAAATAGACGGTGGAAATAATAGTTTTATAGTTGAAGTTGATAATAACATTGCTGTACAAAATCTTCAGAAGTTAGCTAATAGCCAAGAGTTTATAACATCTCTAGAAGAAGGTAACGGAGTATTTAAAGTTTATTTCTCAAAGGATTCAGATAAGGCGAATGAAGCTGAAAAATGCGAAGAATGTGATGAAATAATGGCTAAATTAGAAGGAAAGAAAAATGTTTTAGGTACCTGGTCAGTATTTATTGGAAAAGATATTATTGGAGCAGGTAATGAAGAACTTGGAAAGTCACTAATGAAAATGTACTTTTATACAATTTTAGAAGGCGATGATTTACCAAAATCAATTTTGTTTATGAATGATGGAGTAAAAGTTCCTACATTAAATGAGCAGGCAATAGAGCATTTAAAAGATTTAGAAAGTAAAGGTGTTGAAATATTAGTCTGTGGCGCATGCCTTAATTTTTATGAACTTGAAGAAAAGCTTAAGGTAGGTAAAATAAGCAATATGTATGATATAACAAATTCTATGAAAGAAGCATCAAAAGTTATCACTTTATAG
- a CDS encoding molybdenum cofactor biosynthesis protein: protein MYRIGIITSSDNGYAGMREDKSGAAIKEIMESNNYRVEFYKILPDEKEMLSNEMKRLCDENIVDLIITTGGTGLSKRDNTPEATLEIGERLVPGISEAMRAYSMAITKRAMLSRGVSVIRKNTLIINLPGSEKAVRESLNYIISELEHGVKILKGHTGECGR, encoded by the coding sequence ATGTATAGGATAGGAATAATCACATCCAGTGATAATGGTTATGCAGGAATGCGAGAAGATAAAAGCGGAGCTGCAATTAAAGAAATTATGGAATCTAATAATTATAGAGTTGAATTTTATAAGATACTTCCAGATGAAAAAGAAATGTTAAGTAATGAAATGAAAAGGCTATGTGATGAAAATATTGTTGACTTGATAATTACAACTGGTGGAACTGGACTTTCAAAGAGAGATAATACGCCTGAAGCTACCCTAGAAATAGGAGAAAGATTAGTACCAGGAATATCAGAGGCAATGAGAGCATATTCAATGGCAATAACTAAAAGAGCAATGCTTAGTCGAGGTGTTTCTGTTATTAGAAAAAATACACTAATAATAAATTTGCCAGGAAGTGAAAAGGCTGTAAGAGAGAGTTTAAATTATATTATATCTGAATTGGAACATGGAGTTAAAATTCTAAAAGGCCATACCGGGGAATGCGGAAGATAA
- a CDS encoding MOSC domain-containing protein, translating to MGNVIAICISEKRGTQKTNIQEGNFIENFGIENDAHAGNWHRQVSLLSYAKIDEFNKKGANVIDGAFGENLVVEGIEFTTLPIGTKLKCNEVILEMTQIGKECHSHCEIYKKMGECIMPKNGVFARVINGGKITCGDNMEILSDVERI from the coding sequence ATGGGAAATGTAATTGCAATATGCATAAGTGAAAAGCGAGGTACACAAAAGACAAATATTCAAGAAGGAAACTTTATAGAGAATTTTGGGATAGAAAATGATGCACATGCTGGAAATTGGCATAGGCAAGTAAGTCTTTTGTCTTATGCCAAAATAGATGAATTTAATAAAAAAGGTGCGAATGTTATAGATGGCGCATTTGGAGAAAATCTTGTAGTAGAAGGAATTGAATTTACAACTTTACCTATTGGAACAAAATTAAAGTGTAATGAGGTTATTTTAGAAATGACTCAAATAGGAAAAGAGTGTCATAGTCATTGTGAAATTTATAAAAAAATGGGTGAATGTATAATGCCTAAAAATGGAGTTTTTGCAAGGGTAATTAATGGAGGAAAAATAACTTGTGGAGATAATATGGAAATTTTATCTGATGTAGAAAGGATATGA
- the moaA gene encoding GTP 3',8-cyclase MoaA, whose amino-acid sequence MIDLYERNIDYIRISITDKCNLRCKYCIPEEDITSTLNNEILTFDEIIKICISASKLGIKKVKITGGEPLLRADVTDLIKSIKSIPLIENVTLTTNGIFLSDKVRDLKESGIDSINVSLDTLNKNKFKDITRRDGFDKVIDGIKRSIKLGIKIKINCVPIRNFNYDEINDIAAIAKDNNIDVRFIEMMPIGIGNLFNSISNKEILEIIEKNFGEFKIWSRGLQAENKKKDLKNFSDNGPATYYQNDNFKGRIGLISAVSNEFCPNCNRIRITSDGFLKPCLCYSDGIDLKALIRNGTSEEELTLSIKNGILNKPEKHGFNKLSKSDNLEVKSMSQIGG is encoded by the coding sequence TTGATAGATTTATATGAACGTAATATTGATTATATTAGGATATCTATAACAGATAAATGCAACTTAAGATGTAAATATTGTATTCCAGAAGAAGATATAACAAGTACATTAAATAATGAAATATTAACATTTGATGAGATAATTAAAATCTGTATTAGTGCTTCTAAATTAGGAATAAAAAAAGTTAAAATAACAGGTGGAGAACCACTTCTTAGAGCAGATGTAACTGATTTGATAAAATCAATTAAGAGTATACCTTTAATTGAGAATGTTACGTTAACTACAAATGGAATATTTCTTTCTGATAAAGTTCGCGATTTAAAAGAATCTGGAATTGATAGTATAAATGTTAGCTTGGATACATTAAATAAAAATAAATTCAAAGATATTACTAGGAGAGATGGATTTGATAAAGTTATAGATGGAATAAAAAGGTCCATTAAGCTAGGAATAAAAATCAAGATAAATTGTGTACCTATAAGAAATTTTAATTATGATGAAATAAATGATATTGCAGCAATAGCTAAAGATAATAACATAGATGTTCGCTTTATCGAAATGATGCCGATCGGAATCGGAAATTTATTTAATAGTATTTCAAATAAAGAAATATTAGAAATTATCGAAAAGAATTTTGGAGAATTTAAAATTTGGAGTAGAGGTTTACAAGCTGAAAATAAAAAAAAGGATTTAAAGAATTTCAGTGACAATGGTCCAGCTACATATTACCAAAATGATAATTTTAAAGGGCGTATAGGATTGATTAGTGCTGTGAGTAATGAATTTTGCCCAAATTGCAATAGGATTAGAATTACTTCGGATGGGTTTCTGAAACCATGTTTATGTTATAGTGATGGAATTGATTTAAAAGCTTTAATTAGAAACGGAACTAGTGAAGAGGAATTAACTCTTTCAATTAAAAATGGAATTTTAAATAAACCAGAAAAACATGGTTTTAACAAGTTATCTAAAAGTGATAATTTGGAAGTAAAAAGTATGTCACAGATTGGTGGCTAA
- a CDS encoding EF2563 family selenium-dependent molybdenum hydroxylase system protein, producing the protein MIVLIKGAGDLATGVAYRLKKCGFDVIMTDISEPTTVRRTVAFSQAVYDNNVEVEGIKATLVSGIEEGIEVIKQGHIAVIVDEKAEILKELKPDVVVDAIIAKKNTGTNINDGPIVIALGPGFTAGVDCHCVIETKRGHYLGKAIYDGSAIPNTGVPGDIGGYTNERIIRATSDGKILPKSKIGDYVEKSDIVAYVNETPIFAQINGIVRGMLQKDVNVFKGMKSGDIDPRCERNHCFTISDKARSIGGGVLEAILYLNQNIDVNNNLRKSKKGGYI; encoded by the coding sequence ATGATTGTATTAATAAAAGGTGCTGGAGATTTAGCAACAGGAGTGGCTTATAGATTAAAAAAATGTGGATTTGATGTAATTATGACAGATATTTCTGAACCCACTACAGTTAGAAGAACAGTAGCATTTTCACAAGCTGTATATGATAATAATGTAGAAGTAGAAGGGATAAAGGCAACTCTTGTTTCAGGGATAGAAGAAGGTATAGAGGTTATCAAACAAGGACACATTGCAGTAATAGTAGATGAAAAAGCAGAAATTTTAAAAGAACTTAAGCCAGATGTAGTAGTTGATGCGATAATTGCAAAGAAAAATACAGGAACAAACATTAATGATGGGCCAATTGTTATTGCTCTTGGACCAGGATTTACAGCTGGTGTTGATTGTCATTGTGTTATTGAAACAAAAAGAGGACATTATTTAGGGAAAGCAATATATGATGGAAGTGCTATACCTAATACTGGAGTACCTGGAGATATTGGAGGATACACCAATGAAAGAATAATTAGAGCTACGAGTGATGGGAAAATATTACCTAAATCTAAAATAGGAGACTATGTAGAAAAAAGTGATATTGTAGCTTATGTTAATGAAACTCCAATTTTTGCACAAATAAATGGCATAGTACGTGGAATGCTTCAAAAAGATGTTAACGTATTTAAAGGAATGAAAAGTGGAGATATCGATCCAAGATGTGAGAGAAATCATTGCTTTACAATTTCAGATAAAGCTAGATCTATTGGTGGAGGGGTTCTAGAAGCAATTTTATATTTAAATCAAAACATAGACGTGAATAATAACTTAAGAAAAAGTAAAAAGGGGGGATACATTTGA
- the yqeC gene encoding putative selenium-dependent hydroxylase accessory protein YqeC, with product MKIFECINAEIKEQKSLIEALKIDTNKKRIISFVGGGGKTSLIYELGCELSRLGKKVIITTTTHMFMPKDNVVVTGKEDDIIKLLYSENMITVGMLCDEKYIEFKYNQLKDKKIIDEIEEGRLKKISGLPKEMAIRLIELADFLLVEADGSKRLPLKIPAEHEPVILEGSNLVVGVCGIDAIGKSIKEKCHRSNLVSKFLDTDEQHIINPHDIAKILSSVHGQRKNVKCHYKVIINKADNIREVERAKDISKELVNFGISETIITTFKDQL from the coding sequence ATGAAGATTTTTGAATGTATTAATGCAGAAATAAAGGAACAAAAATCATTAATAGAAGCACTAAAAATAGATACTAATAAAAAAAGGATAATTTCATTTGTTGGAGGCGGGGGTAAAACAAGTTTAATATATGAATTAGGATGTGAATTGAGTAGATTAGGTAAAAAAGTTATTATAACTACTACTACTCATATGTTTATGCCTAAAGATAATGTAGTGGTTACAGGAAAAGAAGATGATATTATTAAATTATTATATAGTGAAAATATGATTACAGTTGGAATGTTATGTGATGAGAAATATATAGAATTTAAATATAATCAATTGAAAGATAAAAAAATAATTGATGAGATTGAAGAAGGAAGACTAAAGAAAATAAGTGGGTTACCAAAAGAAATGGCTATACGTCTTATAGAATTAGCGGATTTTTTGTTGGTTGAAGCTGATGGATCAAAAAGATTGCCATTAAAAATACCGGCTGAGCATGAGCCAGTAATATTAGAAGGAAGTAATTTAGTTGTAGGTGTATGTGGTATTGACGCAATAGGAAAAAGCATCAAGGAAAAATGCCATAGATCAAATTTAGTTTCAAAGTTTTTGGATACAGATGAACAACATATTATTAATCCACATGATATTGCAAAAATATTATCAAGTGTTCATGGTCAGAGAAAAAACGTAAAATGCCATTATAAAGTTATTATAAATAAAGCAGATAATATAAGAGAGGTAGAAAGAGCTAAAGATATATCAAAGGAATTAGTTAATTTTGGAATAAGTGAAACAATAATAACAACATTTAAAGATCAGTTATAA
- a CDS encoding reactive intermediate/imine deaminase (has endoribonuclease activity on mRNA), giving the protein MNKIINTTNAPAAIGPYSQGLVVGGLVYTSGQLPLNPETKVLETEIKTATKQSLENCKAILEEAGTSMDKVFKTTVFVKDLNDFAAVNEVYGTYFKENPPARSCVQIAKLPMDAVIEIEVIATVE; this is encoded by the coding sequence ATGAACAAAATAATAAATACAACAAATGCACCTGCAGCAATAGGACCATACTCACAGGGCTTAGTAGTTGGAGGATTAGTATATACTTCAGGACAACTACCATTAAATCCTGAAACAAAAGTTTTAGAAACTGAAATAAAGACAGCAACTAAACAAAGCTTAGAAAATTGTAAGGCTATATTAGAAGAAGCAGGAACAAGTATGGATAAAGTATTTAAAACAACTGTATTTGTAAAGGACTTAAATGATTTTGCAGCAGTAAATGAGGTTTATGGAACATACTTTAAAGAAAATCCACCAGCAAGAAGTTGTGTTCAAATAGCTAAATTACCAATGGATGCAGTTATTGAAATAGAAGTTATTGCAACAGTAGAATAA
- a CDS encoding diguanylate cyclase → MSNLNVNILGMKFENPIFTAAGPGAKDGELCFEAVKLGAGGLVTKTISVNPADVPRPCMARTNSGFLNTELWSELPKEQWIEKEYKRAKEAGVPMIISMGYTAEQIKQVAPLIKPYADAVELSTHYVGTDVGPIVEAMKAAKSALDCPVFMKMSPHTDIQVIAKALEDAGADGLVMINSFGPCMAIDTETGYPIMGSKNGYGWLSGAPIRPLAIRNIYDASQVVNIPIIGVGGVTCGKDAAEMLMAGATAVEVCTEAILKGPGVYGKIAKELNEFLEIHGYKDVNEIIGLAHKKAADRTFRTEAIPPVVDQALCVKCGQCKVSCVYEAITIGDELVIDIDKCFGCGLCVTKCPKNALTIQYK, encoded by the coding sequence ATGTCAAATTTAAACGTTAATATTTTAGGAATGAAATTTGAAAACCCTATATTTACAGCAGCAGGTCCTGGAGCAAAAGATGGAGAACTTTGTTTTGAAGCAGTGAAGCTTGGAGCGGGTGGATTAGTTACTAAGACAATCTCAGTGAATCCAGCAGATGTACCAAGACCATGTATGGCAAGAACAAATTCAGGATTTTTAAATACAGAACTATGGTCAGAATTGCCAAAAGAACAATGGATAGAAAAAGAATATAAGAGAGCTAAGGAAGCTGGAGTCCCAATGATTATAAGTATGGGATATACAGCAGAACAAATTAAACAAGTTGCACCACTTATAAAACCTTATGCAGATGCGGTTGAACTATCAACTCATTATGTTGGTACAGATGTTGGACCAATAGTTGAAGCAATGAAAGCAGCTAAAAGTGCTTTAGATTGTCCAGTATTTATGAAAATGAGTCCACATACTGATATTCAAGTAATTGCAAAAGCTTTAGAAGATGCAGGAGCAGATGGATTAGTTATGATTAACTCATTTGGACCATGTATGGCAATTGATACTGAAACTGGATATCCAATAATGGGAAGTAAGAATGGATATGGATGGCTATCAGGAGCACCAATAAGACCACTTGCAATAAGAAACATATATGATGCATCACAAGTTGTAAATATTCCAATAATCGGTGTTGGTGGAGTAACTTGCGGAAAAGATGCAGCAGAAATGTTAATGGCAGGAGCAACTGCAGTAGAAGTTTGTACAGAAGCTATATTAAAAGGACCTGGAGTATATGGAAAGATTGCTAAGGAATTAAATGAATTCTTAGAGATCCATGGATACAAAGATGTTAATGAAATAATCGGATTAGCTCACAAAAAAGCAGCAGATAGAACATTTAGAACAGAAGCAATTCCTCCAGTAGTAGACCAAGCTTTATGTGTTAAATGTGGACAATGTAAAGTAAGTTGTGTATATGAGGCAATTACAATTGGAGATGAACTTGTAATTGATATTGATAAATGTTTTGGTTGTGGATTATGTGTGACTAAATGTCCAAAGAATGCGTTAACAATTCAATATAAATAA
- a CDS encoding putative aminohydrolase SsnA yields the protein MKIVGNGRLITQNKEKPFIENGALIVSDGKIIDYGNTSDILDKYGDVEYIDAKGKVIMPGLINTHGHIYSAFARGMNLDGPTSKDFLDILNNLWWRLDRKLTLEDVKYSAYTTLMDSLKFGVTTFFDHHASPNAAKNSLFTIGKVAEELGIRTSLCYEVSDRDGEEILEEGIKENVDYIKHCIEKKDNMKSGMFGMHASFTLSDESLRKCVKEAEKLDCGYHIHVAEGLADEEECMKKHGKRVVERLNDFNILGKKTIAVHCVHADENEQELIVKTNTSVVHNPESNMGNAVGVSPALDLINKGVTVGLGTDGYTQDMFESMKVANIIHKHNLKDPSVAWGEVPLMLFENNRKIAERHFEGKFGIIEEGANADVIIVDYNPLTPMNESNYNSHVLFGMMGRSVDTTIVNGKVLVRNGKLISVNEEEILAEARKVSQKLWDRI from the coding sequence ATGAAAATTGTAGGCAATGGAAGACTAATAACTCAAAATAAAGAAAAGCCCTTTATAGAAAATGGTGCATTAATTGTAAGTGACGGTAAGATAATTGATTATGGAAATACTAGTGATATCTTAGATAAATACGGGGATGTAGAATATATAGATGCAAAGGGAAAAGTTATAATGCCAGGTCTTATAAATACACATGGACATATATATAGCGCTTTTGCAAGAGGAATGAATTTAGATGGACCTACGTCTAAGGATTTCTTAGATATACTAAATAACTTATGGTGGAGATTAGATAGAAAATTAACATTAGAAGATGTAAAATATAGTGCTTACACAACACTAATGGATAGCTTAAAGTTTGGAGTAACGACATTTTTTGATCACCATGCAAGTCCCAATGCTGCTAAAAATAGCCTTTTTACAATTGGAAAAGTAGCAGAAGAACTTGGAATAAGAACTTCCCTTTGCTATGAAGTTTCGGATAGAGATGGAGAAGAAATTTTAGAAGAGGGAATAAAAGAAAATGTAGACTATATAAAGCATTGTATAGAAAAGAAAGACAACATGAAATCTGGAATGTTTGGAATGCATGCAAGCTTTACACTTTCTGATGAATCTTTAAGAAAATGTGTAAAAGAAGCTGAGAAGTTAGATTGTGGATATCATATACATGTAGCTGAAGGATTGGCTGATGAAGAAGAGTGTATGAAAAAACATGGTAAAAGAGTAGTGGAAAGACTAAATGATTTCAATATATTAGGAAAAAAAACAATTGCAGTTCATTGTGTGCATGCAGATGAAAATGAGCAAGAATTAATTGTAAAGACAAACACATCTGTAGTACATAATCCAGAATCAAATATGGGAAATGCAGTAGGTGTATCACCAGCGCTTGACCTTATAAATAAAGGTGTAACTGTTGGACTTGGAACAGATGGATATACTCAAGATATGTTTGAGTCTATGAAGGTTGCCAATATAATTCATAAGCATAATTTAAAAGATCCATCAGTAGCTTGGGGAGAAGTGCCTTTAATGCTATTTGAAAACAATAGAAAAATTGCAGAAAGACATTTCGAAGGGAAATTTGGAATTATCGAAGAGGGAGCCAACGCAGATGTAATAATAGTAGATTATAATCCATTGACTCCAATGAATGAAAGTAACTATAATTCACATGTTTTATTTGGAATGATGGGAAGATCTGTAGATACAACTATAGTAAATGGAAAGGTTTTAGTTAGAAACGGTAAGCTTATAAGTGTTAATGAAGAGGAGATATTAGCTGAAGCTAGAAAAGTAAGTCAAAAACTATGGGATAGAATTTAA